From a single Pleurodeles waltl isolate 20211129_DDA chromosome 10, aPleWal1.hap1.20221129, whole genome shotgun sequence genomic region:
- the LOC138261035 gene encoding transcription cofactor vestigial-like protein 4, with protein MAVANFHYTTGISRGFKVYILEGQPSMRAEDRLRPVSNHRIPVYPIKRKLSPERYSAPTIRPDEAGPRRKRTPLPISIEKTSQIPERPKVCERERIAKLPERLELASSPSERIALARALQRLFPASLRLAASQPAPLQSRCSRDQAIERALAPQRYHCTSSLPSPPLDEPLALIKKPQSSCMPADSQTPSPVPAASQTPSPGPSIRRTPSPVPTVSKTPSPVPASMLQQMRPSVITCVSNWNKSSTSPTNSCPRLEALSPDAASPPHASDPVVEEHFRRSLGMQYCPPDSATALSVAGSVDDHFSKALGSKWLLIRQPSTDSIVASSSGSSSPSSPVSRPGSTS; from the exons GACAGCCGAGCATGAGGGCAGAAGATCGACTCCGCCCAGTCTCAAACCACAGGATCCCGGTCTACCCAATCAAACGAAAGCTGAGCCCCGAACGGTACAGCGCACCCACCATTCGCCCAGATGAGGCGGGGCCTAGGAGGAAGAGGACCCCGCTCCCGATCAGCAT TGAAAAAACATCTCAGATTCCAGAGAGGCCAAAGGTCTGTGAGCGGGAGAGAATCGCCAAGCTGCCAGAGCGCCTGGAATTGGCGAGCTCCCCATCTGAACGCATTGCCCTGGCACGGGCCCTGCAGCGACTCTTCCCTGCTTCCCTCCGCCTGGCAGCGAGTCAGCCGGCACCACTGCAGTCCCGCTGCTCCCGAGACCAGGCCATTGAGAGGGCACTAGCCCCACAGAGGTACCACTGCACTTCCtcactgcccagtccacccctggaTGAGCCTCTGGCATTGATCAAGAAGCCACAGAGTAGCTGCATGCCAGCTGACAGCCAGACACCCAGTCCAGTGCCCGCCGCCAGCCAGACCCCAAGCCCAGGGCCTTCCATCAGAAGGACTCCCAGCCCAGTGCCGACTGTCAGCAAAACACCCAGCCCGGTGCCTGCCTCTATGCTGCAGCAG ATGCGCCCGTCAGTAATCACCTGCGTGTCCAACTGGAACAAATCCTCAACCAGTCCCACAAACAGCTGCCCCCGTCTAGAAGCCCTAAGCCCAG ATGCTGCCAGCCCACCACACGCTAGTGACCCCGTGGTGGAGGAGCACTTCCGTCGTAGCTTGGGGATGCAGTACTGCCCTCCGGACTCCGCCACTGCCCTTTCAGTGGCGGGCAGTGTAGATGACCACTTTTCAAAGGCCCTAGGCTCAAAATGGCTGCTTATCCGTCAGCCGTCCACTGATTCCATTGTGGCATCATCGAGTGGGAGCTCGTCGCCGTCGTCTCCGGTTAGCCGGCCTGGGAGCACATCGTAA